Proteins from a single region of Drosophila virilis strain 15010-1051.87 unplaced genomic scaffold, Dvir_AGI_RSII-ME tig00000024, whole genome shotgun sequence:
- the LOC6625451 gene encoding glutathione S-transferase 1-like, protein MGKLVLYGVDASPPVRAVKLTLAALQLPYEYTVVNILNKEQYSEAYLKKNPQHTVPLLEDGEALIWDSHAIIAYLVGKYGKDDSLYPKDLLKRAVVDQRLHFEGGVVFANALRSITKYVLFLGKTEVPKERIEAITEAYDFVECFLKDNKYIAGDQLTIADFSLISSISSLVAYIPIEATKYPKLSAWIKRLEQLPYYAENAKGAGEFAAVIKSKKFTIVD, encoded by the coding sequence ATGGGTAAGCTAGTACTATACGGCGTGGATGCCAGCCCACCAGTGCGTGCTGTCAAGCTGACGCTGGCTGCACTGCAGCTGCCCTACGAGTACACCGTGGTCAATATCCTGAACAAGGAGCAGTACTCCGAGGCGTATCTGAAGAAGAATCCGCAGCACACGGTGCCCCTGCTGGAGGACGGAGAGGCGCTCATCTGGGACTCGCATGCCATAATCGCGTATCTGGTGGGCAAATACGGCAAGGACGACTCGCTGTATCCCAAGGATCTGCTCAAACGCGCTGTCGTGGATCAGCGCCTGCACTTCGAGGGCGGCGTCGTGTTCGCCAATGCGCTGCGCAGCATTACCAAATACGTTCTCTTCCTGGGCAAGACCGAGGTGCCCAAGGAGCGCATCGAGGCAATTACCGAGGCGTACGATTTCGTCGAGTGCTTCCTCAAGGATAACAAGTACATTGCCGGCGATCAGCTGACCATTGCCGACTTCAGTCTCATCTCGTCGATCAGCTCGCTGGTGGCCTACATCCCCATCGAGGCCACAAAGTACCCCAAGCTGAGCGCATGGATCAAGCGCTTGGAGCAGCTGCCCTACTATGCGGAAAATGCGAAGGGTGCAGGCGAGTTTGCGGCTgttattaaaagcaaaaagttCACAATAGTTGACTGA